The following proteins are encoded in a genomic region of Magnolia sinica isolate HGM2019 chromosome 1, MsV1, whole genome shotgun sequence:
- the LOC131245928 gene encoding transcription factor PIF4-like isoform X3 produces the protein MNHCVPDWNTDDNSRPSSELLPISNQKKSMGPDHGLVELLWRNGQVVLNSQTQRKPMPTSNESKQVHRPDQPIKGGGSLGNPSSFIQEDETASWLQYPLDESLEKEFCSDFFYEMPTVDSIGADKLSKEVPTEGVREPKFDTGEETNVFVMSGAARSQPVIKQYNNLQFVENVMPPPRSQGNNSALQTPGLNGGQIVNFSHFSRPIKAGLGPPNVPFGEKGPSNVIQGEVGDSSIMTIGSSHCGSNHVQNEADLSRASSSGVGGKDVFAGAVKEDVRKTFLQNERGQTDTLEPTVTSSSGRSGGSLGRMAKETASNHSHKRKGRDAEESECQSEEAEYESAEANKPPQRSASARRSRAAEVHNLSERRRRDRINEKMKALQELIPHCNKSDKASMLDEAIEYLKSLQLQVQIMWMGSGMAPMMFPGVQHYLSRMGMGMGHATLPSIHGPVQLPRVPLVDQSIVSTLAANQPPMCPSPVLNPVNFQNQMQNASIPESYARYIGFHPMQTTPQVSPR, from the exons ATGAATCACTGCGTTCCTGATTGGAATACAGACGACAACTCCAGGCCTTCTTCAGAGCTCCTCCCCATTTCAAATCAGAAGAAATCCATGGG GCCTGACCATGGACTGGTAGAGCTTTTATGGCGGAATGGACAGGTGGTCTTGAACAGCCAAACACAACGAAAGCCAATGCCCACTTCTAACGAATCGAAACAAGTTCATAGACCCGATCAACCAATAAAAGGTGGTGGGTCTTTGGGGAATCCAAGCAGTTTTATTCAAGAAGATGAGACTGCCTCGTGGCTCCAGTACCCACTCGATGAATCTCTAGAAAAGGAGTTCTGCTCTGACTTCTTCTATGAAATGCCGACTGTGGATTCAATCGGTGCTGATAAGTTGAGCAAGGAGGTCCCCACAGAAGGGGTGAGAGAACCAAAATTCGATACTGGTGAAGAAACTAATGTCTTTGTCATGAGTGGTGCTGCAAGATCTCAACCTGTTATTAAACAGTACAATAATCTGCAATTTGTAGAAAATGTGATGCCCCCTCCCAGATCGCAAGGAAACAATTCGGCCCTGCAAACTCCTGGTTTGAATGGTGGTCAAATTGTCAACTTTTCGCATTTCTCAAGGCCAATCAAGGCTGGTTTGGGCCCGCCAAATGTACCATTTGGAGAAAAAGGACCGAGCAATGTAATTCAAGGAGAGGTGGGAGATTCGTCGATCATGACAATTGGGTCGAGCCATTGTGGCAGTAATCATGTTCAGAATGAGGCCGATTTGAGCCGTGCTTCGAGCAGCGGTGTTGGTGGTAAAGATGTCTTTGCTGGGGCTGTCAAGGAGGATGTGCGGAAGACGTTTTTGCAGAATGAGAGGGGGCAGACAGACACACTCGAGCCAACTGTTACTTCATCTTCTGGCAGGTCTGGGGGTAGTTTGGGAAGAATGGCCAAAGAAACTGCTAGCAACCATAGTCATAAGAGGAAGGGCAGAGATGCCGAAGAATCTGAGTGCCAGAGCGAG GAGGCTGAGTATGAATCAGCAGAGGCAAACAAGCCACCTCAGCGATCTGCATCTGCCCGGAGAAGCCGTGCAGCTGAGGTCCACAATCTTTCAGAAAGG AGACGGAGGGATAGAATCAATGAAAAGATGAAAGCACTTCAAGAGCTCATACCTCACTGTAACAAG TCAGACAAAGCATCGATGCTGGATGAGGCGATTGAGTACTTGAAGTCACTTCAATTACAGGTCCAG ATAATGTGGATGGGAAGTGGCATGGCGCCGATGATGTTTCCGGGTGTCCAGCATTATTTATCACGTATGGGCATGGGAATGGGCCATGCTACTTTGCCTTCAATTCATGGCCCGGTACAGTTACCAAGAGTCCCACTAGTTGATCAATCTATCGTCTCAACGCTTGCAGCAAACCAGCCCCCAATGTGCCCATCTCCGGTCTTAAATCCTGTTAATTTTCAGAACCAGATGCAGAATGCCAGCATTCCAGAATCATATGCACGTTACATCGGCTTCCATCCCATGCAAACGACACCTCAG gtTAGCCCCAGATAA
- the LOC131245928 gene encoding transcription factor PIF4-like isoform X1, with translation MNHCVPDWNTDDNSRPSSELLPISNQKKSMGPDHGLVELLWRNGQVVLNSQTQRKPMPTSNESKQVHRPDQPIKGGGSLGNPSSFIQEDETASWLQYPLDESLEKEFCSDFFYEMPTVDSIGADKLSKEVPTEGVREPKFDTGEETNVFVMSGAARSQPVIKQYNNLQFVENVMPPPRSQGNNSALQTPGLNGGQIVNFSHFSRPIKAGLGPPNVPFGEKGPSNVIQGEVGDSSIMTIGSSHCGSNHVQNEADLSRASSSGVGGKDVFAGAVKEDVRKTFLQNERGQTDTLEPTVTSSSGRSGGSLGRMAKETASNHSHKRKGRDAEESECQSEEAEYESAEANKPPQRSASARRSRAAEVHNLSERRRRDRINEKMKALQELIPHCNKSDKASMLDEAIEYLKSLQLQVQIMWMGSGMAPMMFPGVQHYLSRMGMGMGHATLPSIHGPVQLPRVPLVDQSIVSTLAANQPPMCPSPVLNPVNFQNQMQNASIPESYARYIGFHPMQTTPQAMNLFTYGTQAMPHSQMMAPPSSSGGPCNGVLSDNIQNGNLG, from the exons ATGAATCACTGCGTTCCTGATTGGAATACAGACGACAACTCCAGGCCTTCTTCAGAGCTCCTCCCCATTTCAAATCAGAAGAAATCCATGGG GCCTGACCATGGACTGGTAGAGCTTTTATGGCGGAATGGACAGGTGGTCTTGAACAGCCAAACACAACGAAAGCCAATGCCCACTTCTAACGAATCGAAACAAGTTCATAGACCCGATCAACCAATAAAAGGTGGTGGGTCTTTGGGGAATCCAAGCAGTTTTATTCAAGAAGATGAGACTGCCTCGTGGCTCCAGTACCCACTCGATGAATCTCTAGAAAAGGAGTTCTGCTCTGACTTCTTCTATGAAATGCCGACTGTGGATTCAATCGGTGCTGATAAGTTGAGCAAGGAGGTCCCCACAGAAGGGGTGAGAGAACCAAAATTCGATACTGGTGAAGAAACTAATGTCTTTGTCATGAGTGGTGCTGCAAGATCTCAACCTGTTATTAAACAGTACAATAATCTGCAATTTGTAGAAAATGTGATGCCCCCTCCCAGATCGCAAGGAAACAATTCGGCCCTGCAAACTCCTGGTTTGAATGGTGGTCAAATTGTCAACTTTTCGCATTTCTCAAGGCCAATCAAGGCTGGTTTGGGCCCGCCAAATGTACCATTTGGAGAAAAAGGACCGAGCAATGTAATTCAAGGAGAGGTGGGAGATTCGTCGATCATGACAATTGGGTCGAGCCATTGTGGCAGTAATCATGTTCAGAATGAGGCCGATTTGAGCCGTGCTTCGAGCAGCGGTGTTGGTGGTAAAGATGTCTTTGCTGGGGCTGTCAAGGAGGATGTGCGGAAGACGTTTTTGCAGAATGAGAGGGGGCAGACAGACACACTCGAGCCAACTGTTACTTCATCTTCTGGCAGGTCTGGGGGTAGTTTGGGAAGAATGGCCAAAGAAACTGCTAGCAACCATAGTCATAAGAGGAAGGGCAGAGATGCCGAAGAATCTGAGTGCCAGAGCGAG GAGGCTGAGTATGAATCAGCAGAGGCAAACAAGCCACCTCAGCGATCTGCATCTGCCCGGAGAAGCCGTGCAGCTGAGGTCCACAATCTTTCAGAAAGG AGACGGAGGGATAGAATCAATGAAAAGATGAAAGCACTTCAAGAGCTCATACCTCACTGTAACAAG TCAGACAAAGCATCGATGCTGGATGAGGCGATTGAGTACTTGAAGTCACTTCAATTACAGGTCCAG ATAATGTGGATGGGAAGTGGCATGGCGCCGATGATGTTTCCGGGTGTCCAGCATTATTTATCACGTATGGGCATGGGAATGGGCCATGCTACTTTGCCTTCAATTCATGGCCCGGTACAGTTACCAAGAGTCCCACTAGTTGATCAATCTATCGTCTCAACGCTTGCAGCAAACCAGCCCCCAATGTGCCCATCTCCGGTCTTAAATCCTGTTAATTTTCAGAACCAGATGCAGAATGCCAGCATTCCAGAATCATATGCACGTTACATCGGCTTCCATCCCATGCAAACGACACCTCAG GCGATGAATTTATTTACGTATGGAACTCAGGCAATGCCACATAGTCAGATGATGGCACCGCCTAGTAGTAGTGGTGGACCTTGCAATGGAGTTCTGTCCGACAATATTCAAAATGGCAATCTGG gtTAG
- the LOC131245928 gene encoding transcription factor PIF4-like isoform X2, with product MGPDHGLVELLWRNGQVVLNSQTQRKPMPTSNESKQVHRPDQPIKGGGSLGNPSSFIQEDETASWLQYPLDESLEKEFCSDFFYEMPTVDSIGADKLSKEVPTEGVREPKFDTGEETNVFVMSGAARSQPVIKQYNNLQFVENVMPPPRSQGNNSALQTPGLNGGQIVNFSHFSRPIKAGLGPPNVPFGEKGPSNVIQGEVGDSSIMTIGSSHCGSNHVQNEADLSRASSSGVGGKDVFAGAVKEDVRKTFLQNERGQTDTLEPTVTSSSGRSGGSLGRMAKETASNHSHKRKGRDAEESECQSEEAEYESAEANKPPQRSASARRSRAAEVHNLSERRRRDRINEKMKALQELIPHCNKSDKASMLDEAIEYLKSLQLQVQIMWMGSGMAPMMFPGVQHYLSRMGMGMGHATLPSIHGPVQLPRVPLVDQSIVSTLAANQPPMCPSPVLNPVNFQNQMQNASIPESYARYIGFHPMQTTPQAMNLFTYGTQAMPHSQMMAPPSSSGGPCNGVLSDNIQNGNLG from the exons ATGGG GCCTGACCATGGACTGGTAGAGCTTTTATGGCGGAATGGACAGGTGGTCTTGAACAGCCAAACACAACGAAAGCCAATGCCCACTTCTAACGAATCGAAACAAGTTCATAGACCCGATCAACCAATAAAAGGTGGTGGGTCTTTGGGGAATCCAAGCAGTTTTATTCAAGAAGATGAGACTGCCTCGTGGCTCCAGTACCCACTCGATGAATCTCTAGAAAAGGAGTTCTGCTCTGACTTCTTCTATGAAATGCCGACTGTGGATTCAATCGGTGCTGATAAGTTGAGCAAGGAGGTCCCCACAGAAGGGGTGAGAGAACCAAAATTCGATACTGGTGAAGAAACTAATGTCTTTGTCATGAGTGGTGCTGCAAGATCTCAACCTGTTATTAAACAGTACAATAATCTGCAATTTGTAGAAAATGTGATGCCCCCTCCCAGATCGCAAGGAAACAATTCGGCCCTGCAAACTCCTGGTTTGAATGGTGGTCAAATTGTCAACTTTTCGCATTTCTCAAGGCCAATCAAGGCTGGTTTGGGCCCGCCAAATGTACCATTTGGAGAAAAAGGACCGAGCAATGTAATTCAAGGAGAGGTGGGAGATTCGTCGATCATGACAATTGGGTCGAGCCATTGTGGCAGTAATCATGTTCAGAATGAGGCCGATTTGAGCCGTGCTTCGAGCAGCGGTGTTGGTGGTAAAGATGTCTTTGCTGGGGCTGTCAAGGAGGATGTGCGGAAGACGTTTTTGCAGAATGAGAGGGGGCAGACAGACACACTCGAGCCAACTGTTACTTCATCTTCTGGCAGGTCTGGGGGTAGTTTGGGAAGAATGGCCAAAGAAACTGCTAGCAACCATAGTCATAAGAGGAAGGGCAGAGATGCCGAAGAATCTGAGTGCCAGAGCGAG GAGGCTGAGTATGAATCAGCAGAGGCAAACAAGCCACCTCAGCGATCTGCATCTGCCCGGAGAAGCCGTGCAGCTGAGGTCCACAATCTTTCAGAAAGG AGACGGAGGGATAGAATCAATGAAAAGATGAAAGCACTTCAAGAGCTCATACCTCACTGTAACAAG TCAGACAAAGCATCGATGCTGGATGAGGCGATTGAGTACTTGAAGTCACTTCAATTACAGGTCCAG ATAATGTGGATGGGAAGTGGCATGGCGCCGATGATGTTTCCGGGTGTCCAGCATTATTTATCACGTATGGGCATGGGAATGGGCCATGCTACTTTGCCTTCAATTCATGGCCCGGTACAGTTACCAAGAGTCCCACTAGTTGATCAATCTATCGTCTCAACGCTTGCAGCAAACCAGCCCCCAATGTGCCCATCTCCGGTCTTAAATCCTGTTAATTTTCAGAACCAGATGCAGAATGCCAGCATTCCAGAATCATATGCACGTTACATCGGCTTCCATCCCATGCAAACGACACCTCAG GCGATGAATTTATTTACGTATGGAACTCAGGCAATGCCACATAGTCAGATGATGGCACCGCCTAGTAGTAGTGGTGGACCTTGCAATGGAGTTCTGTCCGACAATATTCAAAATGGCAATCTGG gtTAG